The Lacrimispora xylanolytica genome has a segment encoding these proteins:
- a CDS encoding RNA dependent RNA polymerase, which yields MAKEKSCHKFIYKIPSKRLSQSDWKLSLPLQTAIKNKNDVVALGDSQLLRWICELNGIKDLDQEVRNTQSQIKHQKKLPKSEESKSKIKELYKKLYSLQYQKDYFCMIMNTKKDYLRANKGFTINQYSYRRLVGTNGGIKKSTITYIGSPIYEEIKKRMDNGRDLSKPLIPAKLEAYQALICSSSTPVSMPRIAIVKDCNVTFKEDVILIQDGNNDEPEMSRQKDYKINYCDSDGYGLMSPEYSRIVNKELSGDSSNENTISGINTRFAWTKGMLFTFDFKEFAKKVNHGDFTFQDAWGALRDVRDYDVLLTTSMVKLWDSYDSLEHFLECSYENHYEFSVSKTTPDRLEHARNANYQFLQTFELTDDELYQLCEPTIREIKDVLFDDWRKTIVFLKGMNLNELQSEQWEHDFVKALMIDKRMAEDPFVVGKIHSMIRKRIQMAAKGSIKLPGNFAMVCGDPYSLAQSIFGLPVTGLLKQGEVYHSYWKQRDVHEIACFRAPMTCHNNIRRRKVVHSNEMDYWYQYIQTGMILNSWDSTCDALNGADKDSDAFFTTNHPIIVKNTKNAPTIECVQKRADKVIPEESHLVQANLLAFGDEIGSTTNKITAMIELQAGFPKDSLEYQTLEYRIMCGQHYQQNSIDKAKGILSKPMPKHWYDKSACRALPENSEEEKAYKKICLEICASKKPYFMRYIYPELMADHKKYINDSNKKCIRMFQMPLEELKQNPAKTKEALEFLKYHQEGLPVGNEPCTVNRICWLFEQEFQDVLQKQRTSSAFDYSILKSGAPYSKRDYKKIEKIKGEYDLDVKHYQQQAKTQRLDKDEVSMNRTLLIQKFKAACEAICPNEKELCDILLDMCYTTNKSKQFVWDICGETMINNLLKKNDYVVNYPVLTEGHGEFEYAGESFIMNQRKQREDEES from the coding sequence TTGGCAAAGGAAAAATCATGCCATAAATTTATTTATAAAATACCCAGCAAACGACTTTCTCAGTCGGACTGGAAGCTATCACTGCCGCTGCAAACGGCAATCAAGAATAAAAATGATGTAGTAGCACTTGGTGACAGCCAGCTTTTACGCTGGATTTGTGAACTGAATGGAATCAAGGACTTAGATCAGGAAGTAAGAAATACTCAATCACAAATAAAACATCAAAAGAAATTACCCAAAAGCGAGGAATCTAAGAGTAAGATCAAAGAATTATACAAAAAGCTGTATTCCCTTCAATACCAGAAGGATTATTTTTGCATGATCATGAATACAAAAAAAGATTACTTAAGAGCAAACAAAGGCTTCACCATCAATCAATACTCTTACCGCAGACTGGTGGGAACAAACGGTGGCATTAAAAAATCAACTATCACTTATATAGGTAGTCCCATATACGAAGAAATAAAAAAACGTATGGATAATGGAAGAGATTTAAGTAAACCATTGATTCCCGCCAAGCTGGAAGCTTATCAGGCTTTAATCTGCAGCAGCTCTACTCCTGTCTCCATGCCACGGATTGCCATAGTAAAGGATTGCAATGTAACCTTTAAGGAAGATGTAATTCTGATTCAGGATGGAAACAATGACGAACCAGAGATGAGCCGCCAAAAAGACTACAAAATAAATTACTGCGATTCCGACGGCTATGGACTGATGTCACCGGAATATTCCAGGATTGTAAATAAGGAGCTGTCCGGAGATTCCTCAAATGAAAATACCATTTCCGGAATCAATACCCGTTTTGCCTGGACCAAAGGAATGCTCTTTACCTTTGATTTTAAAGAGTTTGCTAAAAAAGTGAACCACGGAGACTTTACCTTTCAGGATGCCTGGGGGGCGTTACGTGATGTCAGGGATTATGATGTTTTACTTACCACCTCCATGGTTAAGCTATGGGATTCCTATGACAGCCTGGAGCACTTTTTAGAATGCTCCTATGAAAATCATTATGAATTTTCCGTTTCAAAGACAACCCCAGATAGATTGGAACATGCGAGAAATGCCAACTATCAGTTTCTGCAGACCTTTGAATTAACAGACGATGAGCTGTATCAGCTTTGCGAACCTACCATCCGGGAAATTAAAGATGTACTGTTTGATGACTGGAGGAAAACCATTGTATTTTTAAAAGGGATGAACTTAAATGAGCTTCAGTCCGAGCAATGGGAGCATGACTTTGTAAAAGCTCTGATGATAGATAAGCGGATGGCAGAGGACCCATTTGTAGTAGGAAAAATCCACAGTATGATACGAAAGCGGATTCAGATGGCTGCCAAAGGATCCATTAAACTGCCCGGGAACTTTGCCATGGTATGTGGGGACCCCTACTCTCTTGCCCAGTCCATCTTCGGGCTTCCAGTTACCGGACTTTTAAAGCAGGGAGAGGTTTACCATTCCTATTGGAAGCAAAGGGATGTCCATGAGATTGCCTGCTTTCGCGCTCCCATGACCTGTCACAATAACATCAGGAGAAGGAAGGTTGTACATAGCAATGAAATGGATTACTGGTATCAATATATACAAACCGGGATGATTCTTAATTCCTGGGATTCCACCTGCGATGCCTTAAATGGTGCAGATAAAGACAGCGATGCCTTTTTTACTACAAATCATCCGATTATTGTAAAAAACACTAAGAATGCTCCCACCATTGAATGCGTCCAGAAACGAGCGGATAAAGTGATTCCAGAGGAATCCCATCTGGTACAGGCAAATTTACTTGCATTTGGAGACGAAATTGGTTCCACTACTAATAAAATTACTGCCATGATTGAATTGCAAGCCGGTTTCCCAAAAGACAGCCTGGAATATCAGACACTGGAATACCGAATTATGTGCGGCCAGCACTATCAGCAGAATTCCATTGATAAGGCCAAAGGTATTCTGTCAAAACCAATGCCAAAGCACTGGTATGATAAGTCTGCCTGCAGAGCCCTTCCGGAGAACAGCGAGGAAGAGAAAGCATATAAAAAGATATGCCTTGAAATTTGTGCCAGTAAAAAGCCGTATTTCATGAGATACATCTATCCCGAGCTCATGGCTGATCACAAAAAGTATATCAATGACAGTAATAAGAAATGTATTCGCATGTTCCAAATGCCATTGGAAGAACTCAAACAAAATCCTGCTAAAACAAAGGAAGCATTAGAATTTCTTAAATATCACCAGGAGGGATTGCCAGTAGGAAATGAACCCTGTACCGTAAACCGTATCTGCTGGCTTTTTGAGCAGGAATTTCAAGATGTCCTTCAAAAACAAAGAACATCCTCTGCTTTTGATTATTCTATCTTAAAATCAGGAGCGCCCTATAGCAAACGTGATTATAAAAAGATTGAGAAAATAAAAGGGGAATACGACCTGGATGTGAAACATTATCAGCAGCAGGCTAAAACTCAGCGATTGGATAAAGACGAAGTAAGTATGAACCGAACTTTGCTCATTCAAAAATTCAAAGCAGCCTGTGAAGCAAT